In Mucilaginibacter celer, one DNA window encodes the following:
- a CDS encoding COX15/CtaA family protein, with protein MSTAAQNRFQKINLTTIVLLFVLILAGGVVRSSGSGMGCPDWPKCFGRYIPPTDINELPKDYKQKYVAKRLEKNQRFAKTLDVFGYSDLAKRIREDRSILVPEEFNAGKTWTEYINRLVGALSGFFLLLSLVFSFSYWKTDKRIAVLSFFNLILVGFQAWLGSIVVSTNLVAWIVTVHMLLALAILAICICTYHAARISGKRTSGAKPLLYLVTLLALIVSILQITFGTEVREKIDAVANHFQGGYRNTWVANAGEIFQHHRDIAVVVLILNIALFVLIRRGFNRHSIQQQLMSFTFLIITLQIVTGILLSYSGLPPVAQASHIVLASLLFGAQFYLLLNLFRGVKGREASK; from the coding sequence ATGAGCACAGCCGCACAAAATAGGTTTCAAAAGATCAATCTGACTACAATTGTTCTGCTTTTTGTTTTGATACTTGCCGGCGGTGTTGTACGTAGCTCGGGCTCGGGAATGGGTTGCCCCGATTGGCCAAAATGTTTCGGAAGGTATATTCCCCCAACCGATATCAACGAGTTACCGAAGGATTACAAGCAAAAATACGTAGCCAAACGACTTGAAAAGAATCAGCGTTTTGCTAAGACACTGGATGTATTTGGTTACAGCGATCTGGCCAAACGTATCCGTGAGGACCGCTCAATCCTGGTTCCGGAAGAGTTTAATGCCGGTAAAACCTGGACAGAGTATATTAACCGTTTGGTTGGAGCGTTATCTGGTTTTTTCCTGCTGTTATCGCTGGTTTTTTCATTCAGTTATTGGAAAACCGATAAACGTATTGCGGTATTGAGTTTTTTCAACCTGATTTTGGTTGGTTTTCAGGCCTGGTTGGGCTCTATCGTTGTATCAACCAATTTAGTAGCCTGGATAGTTACGGTACATATGCTACTGGCTTTGGCTATATTGGCTATATGTATTTGCACCTATCATGCTGCCCGTATTTCGGGTAAGCGTACATCGGGTGCCAAACCACTTTTATACCTGGTTACTTTGCTGGCTTTAATTGTTAGCATTTTGCAGATAACCTTTGGTACCGAAGTACGCGAAAAGATTGATGCTGTTGCCAATCATTTTCAGGGCGGATACCGCAATACATGGGTGGCTAATGCCGGCGAAATTTTTCAGCATCACCGGGATATAGCCGTTGTTGTTTTGATTTTGAATATCGCCTTGTTTGTACTGATCCGCAGGGGCTTTAATCGTCACTCCATTCAGCAGCAACTGATGAGTTTTACATTTTTGATCATTACATTGCAAATAGTTACCGGTATTCTGTTATCATATTCGGGTTTGCCGCCGGTGGCGCAGGCATCACACATTGTGCTGGCCAGTTTGCTGTTTGGAGCACAGTTTTATTTGCTGTTAAATTTATTTCGGGGAGTTAAAGGCAGGGAGGCAAGCAAATGA
- the cyoE gene encoding heme o synthase: MKWADFSKLIKVRLTFLVVFSASISFLIGSRANGHVIWVDWVKLIVGGFLVTAAANSFNEIIEKDLDKLMKRTMDRPIPSGKMTTGQALVLGLGMGMAGTYLLGSLNLLTGLLSVFSILLYAFAYTPLKRKSPIAVFVGAIPGALPPLIGYVAAQVHGRIDEIAIILFSIQFIWQFVHFWAIAWVLDDDYKLAGFRLLPSGKRDVTSAVITLIFAIVMVPVSLLPTIYGYGGYWVGGVSLVCSLIFLYQAFMLLRTRQIPEARKLMFGSFFYLPVVQIMFLVDFIVK, from the coding sequence ATGAAATGGGCTGATTTTTCGAAGCTAATTAAAGTGAGGCTTACCTTTTTGGTAGTGTTCTCTGCATCAATATCTTTTTTAATAGGTAGCAGGGCTAATGGCCATGTGATTTGGGTTGATTGGGTAAAGTTGATTGTAGGCGGTTTTTTGGTAACTGCGGCAGCCAACTCGTTCAACGAAATTATTGAAAAAGATTTGGATAAACTGATGAAGCGTACCATGGACCGTCCGATCCCATCGGGTAAGATGACCACCGGCCAGGCGCTTGTTTTAGGCCTCGGGATGGGCATGGCCGGTACTTACCTGTTGGGCAGCCTGAACTTGCTTACTGGTTTGTTATCGGTATTTTCGATACTGTTATACGCTTTTGCATATACGCCGTTAAAAAGGAAATCGCCAATTGCAGTTTTTGTAGGCGCTATTCCGGGAGCCTTGCCTCCGCTTATTGGTTATGTTGCGGCACAGGTACACGGCAGGATAGATGAGATAGCCATTATATTGTTCAGCATCCAGTTTATATGGCAGTTTGTTCACTTTTGGGCAATTGCCTGGGTTTTGGATGATGATTATAAACTGGCTGGTTTCAGGTTGTTGCCATCGGGTAAAAGAGATGTTACCAGCGCGGTAATTACCCTTATATTTGCCATTGTTATGGTGCCTGTAAGTTTGCTGCCAACCATTTATGGTTACGGCGGTTACTGGGTAGGAGGTGTATCGTTGGTTTGTAGCCTGATATTTTTATACCAGGCGTTTATGTTGCTGCGCACCCGCCAGATCCCTGAGGCGCGTAAGTTAATGTTCGGCTCGTTTTTTTACCTGCCGGTAGTTCAGATAATGTTTTTAGTTGATTTTATAGTTAAGTGA
- a CDS encoding cytochrome c oxidase subunit 3 → MMARIEQDNDRLNLGAKKFNMWIFIFTSFMLFAALTSGFIVYSGGSGHGLNVIMPTSFLYSTIVIALSSGTLFLASRAAKASQFDKQKLYLWITLGLGLAFFALQVYACYVLTYKMQIYFTDPNASRSFVYVFIGAHLLHIFAAVLLLINTLIGTYRKNPQIKNLFKMEMTSIFWHFLDIIWIYLYVFLLLNHN, encoded by the coding sequence ATGATGGCAAGGATTGAACAAGATAACGACAGGCTTAACCTTGGTGCCAAAAAGTTTAACATGTGGATTTTTATATTCACATCGTTTATGCTCTTTGCGGCGCTTACCAGTGGGTTTATTGTTTACAGCGGCGGCAGTGGCCACGGCTTAAACGTAATTATGCCAACCTCGTTTTTGTATAGCACCATTGTTATTGCCTTAAGCAGCGGTACGTTGTTTTTGGCATCGCGGGCGGCAAAGGCTTCACAGTTTGATAAGCAGAAGCTGTATTTGTGGATTACGCTGGGTTTAGGTTTGGCATTTTTTGCTTTGCAGGTTTACGCATGTTATGTGTTAACCTACAAAATGCAGATCTATTTTACCGATCCTAACGCGTCGCGCTCCTTTGTTTATGTTTTTATTGGTGCGCATTTGCTGCACATTTTTGCCGCAGTATTATTGCTAATAAATACGCTTATAGGTACATACCGTAAAAATCCTCAAATCAAGAATCTGTTTAAGATGGAGATGACCTCCATTTTCTGGCATTTTCTCGATATTATATGGATTTATCTGTATGTTTTTTTACTTTTGAATCATAATTAA
- a CDS encoding cytochrome c oxidase subunit 3: MSTTVSQIDEVKTSPWSGGRSPFNVEYGKIMMWFFLLSDAFTFSSLLIAYGSLRFSASVWPAADKVFQSIPGVKDSGAPLVFVGIMTFILILSSVTMVLAVEAGHRNAKKEVIGWMIATVIGGFMFLGCQALEWGHLHHEGFWWGSVPSAEELKHLFSGGNEAVQHMTSQEFANLFFTITGFHGFHVFTGVIINIIITVNVLIGTYEKRGSYLMVEKVGLYWHFVDLVWVFVFTFFYLV, encoded by the coding sequence ATGAGTACAACAGTTTCACAAATTGACGAAGTAAAAACTTCGCCCTGGTCGGGAGGAAGATCCCCGTTCAACGTGGAGTACGGAAAAATAATGATGTGGTTTTTCCTCCTTTCGGATGCGTTCACCTTTTCATCATTATTGATAGCTTATGGCTCATTGCGTTTCAGCGCAAGTGTATGGCCTGCGGCTGATAAGGTTTTTCAATCTATCCCCGGTGTTAAAGATAGCGGCGCGCCGCTGGTTTTTGTGGGTATAATGACCTTTATCCTTATTTTAAGTTCGGTAACCATGGTTTTGGCTGTTGAGGCCGGCCACCGCAACGCAAAAAAAGAAGTTATAGGCTGGATGATTGCTACCGTAATTGGTGGTTTTATGTTCCTGGGCTGCCAGGCTTTGGAGTGGGGACACTTACACCACGAAGGTTTTTGGTGGGGAAGCGTGCCATCTGCAGAAGAACTTAAACATTTGTTTTCGGGTGGTAACGAAGCCGTACAGCACATGACCTCCCAGGAGTTTGCTAATCTGTTCTTTACCATTACAGGGTTCCATGGTTTCCACGTATTTACGGGTGTTATTATCAACATCATTATCACGGTTAACGTGTTGATTGGCACTTATGAAAAACGTGGCAGCTATTTAATGGTTGAAAAAGTAGGTTTATACTGGCACTTTGTAGACCTTGTTTGGGTATTCGTATTTACATTCTTTTACTTAGTATAA
- a CDS encoding cytochrome C oxidase subunit IV family protein, with protein MSAESHEVHHDGEHESMSRKRIVKVALILTAITCVEFVIALAIVPGHPNFLKFANPIYIILTLLKAFYIVAFFMHLKFEKMGLILSIVVPVIFIIGLILVLTNESHHWVDLRPAF; from the coding sequence ATGTCAGCAGAATCGCATGAAGTTCACCACGACGGTGAACACGAGTCAATGAGCAGAAAGCGGATTGTAAAAGTTGCGCTTATATTAACGGCTATTACCTGTGTTGAGTTCGTTATCGCACTTGCAATAGTACCGGGCCATCCCAACTTTTTAAAGTTTGCAAATCCTATCTATATCATTTTAACATTGCTTAAGGCATTTTATATAGTAGCATTCTTTATGCATCTTAAGTTTGAGAAAATGGGTTTGATTCTCTCAATAGTAGTCCCGGTAATATTTATAATCGGTTTAATCCTGGTACTTACCAACGAAAGTCACCACTGGGTTGACCTGCGCCCGGCGTTCTGA